One stretch of Zonotrichia leucophrys gambelii isolate GWCS_2022_RI chromosome 13, RI_Zleu_2.0, whole genome shotgun sequence DNA includes these proteins:
- the LOC135453701 gene encoding neuropeptide Y receptor type 2-like, whose translation MESLRPGMGPLEEANSSFTMEKTALDEKLSQGWPAKDFVTPTQALSGSRSVMMDSTKILGVQVILIAAYSLIILLGFIGNSLVIYIIVKYKTMRTVTNFFIANLALADLMVDTLCLPFTLVYTLLDEWKFGAVLCHLVPYAQALSVHVSTLTLTVIALDRYRCIVFHLDSRISKRLSFTIIAVMWLAAAVLAGPLAIFREYRYEEIPSINLKMAVCSEKWPSANNRDATIYSLSMLLLQYVLPLAIICYAYTRIWFKLKNHVSPTSRNENQCRRRKTTKMLVMVVVVFAVCWLPFHIFQLAIDLDLVLIFHEYKLLYTVFHVGAMCSTFVNPLLYGWMNKNYRNGFLMFFRCQNKPESIHTEGSVRGRSYIFRANTLNGSIKQTAGNGALPTEV comes from the coding sequence atGGAAAGTCTCAGGCCAGGCATGGGCCCATTGGAGGAAGCCAACAGCTCATTCACCATGGAGAAGACAGCATTAGATGAGAAGCTGTCACAGGGCTGGCCTGCCAAGGACTTTGTCACTCCCACCCAGGCTCTCTCTGGGTCCCGCAGTGTCATGATGGACAGCACCAAGATCCTGGGGGTCCAGGTCATCCTGATTGCTGCCTACTCCCTCATCATTCTGCTGGGCTTCATAGGCAACTCCCTGGTCATCTACATCATAGTGAAGTACAAGACCATGAGGACTGTCACCAACTTCTTCATAGCTAACCTGGCCCTGGCAGACCTGATGGTGGACACACTCTGTTTGCCCTTCACCCTGGTGTACACCCTGCTGGACGAGTGGAAGTTTGGAGCTGTCCTTTGTCACCTGGTTCCTTATGCTCAAGCTCTGAGTGTCCACGTGTCCACTCTCACCCTGACTGTCATTGCCCTGGACAGGTACCGCTGCATTGTTTTCCACCTGGACAGCAGGATTTCCAAGAGGCTCAGCTTCACCATCATAGCTGTCAtgtggctggcagcagctgtccTAGCAGGGCCCCTGGCCATCTTCAGGGAGTACCGGTACGAGGAAATCCCGTCCATTAACCTCAAAATGGCTGTGTGCTCAGAAAAATGGCCCTCTGCTAACAACAGAGATGCCACCATCTACAGTCTGTCCATGCTCCTCCTGCAGTATGTTCTTCCTCTTGCCATTATTTGTTATGCCTACACCAGGATCTGGTTCAAGCTGAAAAACCATGTCAGTCCCACTTCTAGGAATGAAAACCAGTGCCGGAGGAGGAAGACGACCAAAATGCTCGTGATGGTGGTTGTGGTGTTTGCAGTCTGCTGGCTCCCCTTCCACATATTCCAGCTTGCCATTGATCTTGATCTGGTTCTTATCTTCCACGAGTACAAACTCCTGTACACTGTCTTCCACGTTGGGGCCATGTGCTCTACGTTTGTCAACCCCCTGCTCTATGGATGGATGAACAAGAACTACAGGAATGGATTCCTTATGTTCTTCCGTTGCCAGAACAAGCCCGAGAGCATCCACACTGAAGGCTCAGTTAGGGGGAGGTCTTACATCTTCAGGGCCAACACCCTAAATGGGAGCATCAAACAGACTGCTGGCAATGGAGCACTGCCCACAGAGGTTTAG